In Arcobacter sp. CECT 8983, the DNA window TAGGGGAACCTATTGATGAAAAAGGGAAAATTAAAGATCTAGCAGAGAGTTCTGCTATTAATAAAGTTTCAATGTCTCCACTTGAAAGAGGAGTTATTGATGAGAGGTTTTCCACTGGAGTTAAAGCAATTGATTCAATGCTAACAGCAGGAAAAGGTCAAAAAGTAGGTATCTTTGCAGGTTCTGGAGTTGGTAAATCAACTTTAATGGGAATGATTGTTAAAGGTTGTGAAGCTCAGATAAAAGTTGTTGCCCTTATTGGGGAAAGGGGTCGTGAGATTCCAGAATTCATTCATTATAATCTTAACAATAATCTAGAAAATACAATTATTGTTGCAGCAACTTCTGATGAGTCTGCATTAATGCGTAAATATGGAGCCTTTACTGCAATGGCAATTGCAGAATTCTTTAGAGATAAAGGGCATGATGTACTTTTAATGATGGATTCTGTTACAAGGTTTGCAATGGCACAAAGAGAGATAGGACTTAGTACAGGAGAACCACCTGTAAGTAGAGGATACCCACCATCTGTATTTGCATTATTACCTCAATTAATGGAGCGAGCAGGTAATAACACAAAGGGTTCTATTACTGCCTTTTTTACAGTTTTAGTTGATGGGGATGATATGAATGACCCAATTGCAGATCAAAGTAGGTCAATTTTGGATGGACATATAGTTTTAACAAGGGAATTAACAGAACAAGGGTTTTATCCTCCTATAAATCTTCTTAAATCTGCTTCAAGGGTTATGGACAAAGTTGTAAATGATGAACACTATAATTACTTTTTAAAGCTAAAAAGGGTATTATCATTAATAAAAGAGAATGAAGTTTTAGTTCGTGTGGGTGCTTATAAACCTGGAATGGACAAAGAGCTAGATGATGCCTTAGCTAGAAAAGAGAAAATTAGAACTTTCTTGACACAAGGCATGAAAGAACAGTATAATTTTAATGAAATAGTAGCGAAGTTCAAGGAGGTATTCCAATGATTAGGTCAACTTCAGAAACGTTATTTAGATTACATAATTTAAATAAAGAACAACAAAGAGTAACTTATCAAACAAGTTCAACTAAAATACTACAACATGGTAGTGATGATGCAAATTTATTTTCTAGGGATGTTTATCTAGATGATAAAATTAATGTATATGAAGGGATAAAGCTACAAATAGAAAAAACAACTGCTCAAAATAATGTAGCTGATTCTACTTTAAAAGAAATAAAAGAGCTTTTAGATTACGTAAAACAAGAAGTAACTAAAGCAAAGAATGGAACAGTAGATGATGAAGCAAGAGAAGCTATTGCTGTTAACTTAAGAGGAGTAAAAGAGAATCTTTTTATGCTTGCCAATGAACAAGTAGAAGGAGAATACCTTTATGCTGGTTCAAATTCAATGAAAGAACCTTTTTCAATGGATGCCTCAGGGAAAATTACTTTTGAAGGTGATGGTTTTTTAAGAAAAGTTGCAGTAGAAGATGGTTCTTATAGAGAAAAAGGTATTACTGGCTTTGAAACTTTTATGTATAATTCAGAAGTTGGCTATAAAGGTGATACTTTAGAATTTAGTAAAAGTGATAGAATTATCGATGAAGGAAGATTTGAATGGAAATTAGAGGGAGCTTCACCTGCAATATCTGCTGAATCTTCTACAACTACATTAAGTTTTAGTGCTGAAACTCCATTAATTGATGAAAATGGTAAAGTATGGCAACTTAATGATAGTGCTAATGCTTTAGTTGATGATATGGGAAATACTGTAAGTCTTAAATCTGCTGATTCTTCAACTAATACATTTGTTGTTGATATGTCTAATTTTAATATGACACCAGCTAATGCAGAAGCTCCTGCACAATTTAGTAAGACACAATTAGTAAAATACAATGAAGAGGGAAATGCTACAAATGAAATACTTCAAGTAAAAATAGGTGAAAATAAAGATTTTCAAGTTGATTTACCTGATGTAGATGGAACGAAATTTGAAGCAAAAGGTAATACTTTTGATGTTATTGATAATATCATTAATGCCTTAGAACTTAAAGATTCAAATGGAAATGCCATTAGTAAAGATGAAGCTAAAGATGCTCTTTCTGATGGGTTAGAAGATATTTTAGAAGCATATGAAGCAGCAAATACAGGACATGCAAAACTTGGTGGGAGAAATAAAGTATTTGAGATTTCTTTAGATAGAATAGAATCTAAAATAAATCAATATCAAATTATGTCTCATGAAGTAGGTGCTGCTGATTTAACAAAACTAGCAGTAGAAGCCAAGGCATTAGAAGTAACATTTACTGCATTATATTCAACAATTAGTAAGATGCATGAATTAACATTAGTTAATTTTGTTAGATAATTGAAGAATTAAGTTAAAGAACTAAATGAATATAAGACGTTTCTTTTCTAAAGATTTATTGGTTGTTGCACTTTTTGTTGCAATTTTAATGATTATTATAGTACCTCTACCAAAAGGGGTACTAGATTTTTTTCTAATTTTATCTTTATCTTTTTCTCTTTTAATTTTATTAATTTCTTTATATATACAAAAACCAGCAGACCTTACAACTTTTCCAACTTTAATATTAATCTTAGCTCTTTTTAGACTATCTTTAAATATTGCCACCACAAGATCAATTTTAAGTGAAGGACATAATGGTCCTGATTCTGTAAGTTCTATTATTGCAGCCTTTGGAGAGTTTGTTGTTGGCGGAAATATGGTAATTGGTGTTATTGTATTTATTATTTTAGTATTAATCAACTTTATGGTTGTAACTAAAGGTGCTACAAGAGTTGCAGAAGTTACTGCTAGATTTACCTTAGATTCTATGCCTGGTAAACAAATGGCAATTGATGCTGATTTAAATGCAGGTTTTATTGATGATAAAGAAGCACAAATAAGAAGAAAAGAACTTATTTCAGAAGCAAGTTTCTATGGGGCAATGGATGGTTCCTCTAAGTTTGTAAAAGGTGATGCCGTTGCTGGTATTATTATTACAATAGTAAACTTAGTGGGTGGACTACTTATTGGTTTATTCCAGCATGATATGACAGTTTCACAAAGTGGTGAAATATATACTATCTTAACTATTGGCGATGGACTTGTAGCTCAACTTCCTGCATTAATTTTATCTACTGCTACTGCTGTAATAATTACTCGTTCAAATATGGATGAAGATAAGTTTGCAAATCAATCTGTTTCTCAATTAGTTAAAGAATCTAAATCTTTAGTTTTAGTTGGAATAGGTCTTGTTTTCTTTGGTTTTGTACCAGGATTCCCAACAGGAATCTTAGTTGTTATGGGAATTATTTTAGCAACTATTGGGTACACAATTTCAATGATTGAAGATGGTAAAGACAATGCCCTTACAAGGCTATTTACTCCTGCTGCACAAAAAGCTAAACCTATAGAAGATAAAGGTGATATAGAATCTCTAAAAGAGAAGAAACAAGAAGCTGCTCCTGATGAGAAACAAGTTATGGAGAATATCATGAAAATGGATGTTCTTGAACTTAAACTTGGAATTAGACTTCTACAACTAGTGCAAGGAAATTCAGAACTTCTTGATAAAATCAAAGCAATTAGAAAGACAATTGCATCTGATTTAGGTTTTGTAATTCCTCAAATTAGAATTTCAGATGATGCAAACTTGCCATCAAATGAATATGAATTATATTTAAAAAGAATACCTTTAACAAGAGGAAGAGTAGAGGTTGAAAAACTTCTTGCTATGGGTGGGATTCCAGGGAAACTAAAAGGAATAAAAGTAAAAGAACCAGTATTTAATCTTGATGCAGTTTGGATTGAAGAAGCACAAAAAGATGATGCTTTAATGAATGGTTTTACAGTTGTAGATGCACCAACTATTATTTCAACACATATTTCAGAACTAATTAAAAAACACGCTGAAGATATTATTACAAGACAAGATATTGTTGATATTGTTGAAAGACTTAAAAAAGACTTCCCAATTGTTATTGAAGAGGCTATGAAAGTAACTTCTTATGGTTCGTTATTAAAAGTGTGTAAAGATTTACTTCATGAAAAAATACCTATTGTTGATATGTTAACTATTATTGAAGCAGTTGCTGATATTGCAGAGTTTACAAAAGCACCTGATGTATTACTTGAACATGTAAGAAGTAAACTATATAGACTTATTACAAATAGATTTAAAGATGTAGATGATACACTACATATTATAACTATTAAACCAGAAATTGAACAACAATTTATAGGGAAATTGCAAGAACAGCATGGAGTGTCGCAACTTATGCTTTCAATTGCAGAGATCAATAATTTAGTAACAAAAACTAAAGAATTATTAGAGCAAATAGAAACAAAAGGCTTTGGAAAAGTTGCTATGGTAGTTGACCCAATGTTAAGAAAAAGAATTTCTGAAATATATGAAAAATTTGGACTTCAAGTTGCTGTATTATCACATGCAGAACTTGATTCTAGAGCAAACTTTGCAATCGAAGGAACATTAGACTTTTAATGAAAACAGTAGTTAAATCTTTAATTATTATTTTTATATTAACCTTGGATTTATTTTCAAGTGTAAAACTCAACTCTTCAAACACATTTATAAAAGGGGAACCTTTTATTTTTGAATTTGAAGTAAGTGGCAGCTCAATAAAATTCCCTAAGATAGAAAAAATAGACTCTTATGTAGTTCAAAGTTTAGGTACTTCAAGGTCTTTACAAATTATAAATGGCAACTATAGTGAAAAGATAAGTCAGAAGTTCCAAATCCTACCTCAAAAAGAGTTTATTATTCCTTCATTTACTTTTGAAATAGATGGAACAAAAACTCAATCTCCTTCTAAAAAAATAACTCAAAGAAAAGTTAATAAAACAGTATCTAATAATTTTGATTTAGAGTTAGTTGCATCAAAACAAGAAGCCTATGTGGGTGAAGATATTTTATTAAAATTAATATTTAAATATAAAAAAAATCTTCAAATTACCAACTTAGGTTTTGAACCACCACACTTTGAAAACTTCTGGTATAAAAAACTAAATAATAAAGATGGAAGATATGAAGAAAATGGCTATATTGTTCAAGAATTAGAGTATTTACTTTTTCCTCAAAAAGAAGGAAATCTAAAAGTTAATCCTTTATCAATAATTGTTCAATTAGTAAATCAAAACTCAAATTATGGAAATTTTTCTTTTCTAAGTGTTCCTGTTGAAAGAAGAGTATATTCTAATTCATTAGATTTTGATATTAAACCTTTACCTAAAAATG includes these proteins:
- the fliI gene encoding flagellar protein export ATPase FliI, encoding MDIDSLLNSIDSTELSIPFGRIKHISSTTIKASGIEVAVGDIVRIESQQHIYTVLGMVASIESNVFTIVPFSFIDGFRIHDKVFLQKDGLSVETGYGLLGRVVNALGEPIDEKGKIKDLAESSAINKVSMSPLERGVIDERFSTGVKAIDSMLTAGKGQKVGIFAGSGVGKSTLMGMIVKGCEAQIKVVALIGERGREIPEFIHYNLNNNLENTIIVAATSDESALMRKYGAFTAMAIAEFFRDKGHDVLLMMDSVTRFAMAQREIGLSTGEPPVSRGYPPSVFALLPQLMERAGNNTKGSITAFFTVLVDGDDMNDPIADQSRSILDGHIVLTRELTEQGFYPPINLLKSASRVMDKVVNDEHYNYFLKLKRVLSLIKENEVLVRVGAYKPGMDKELDDALARKEKIRTFLTQGMKEQYNFNEIVAKFKEVFQ
- a CDS encoding flagellar hook-associated protein 3, producing MIRSTSETLFRLHNLNKEQQRVTYQTSSTKILQHGSDDANLFSRDVYLDDKINVYEGIKLQIEKTTAQNNVADSTLKEIKELLDYVKQEVTKAKNGTVDDEAREAIAVNLRGVKENLFMLANEQVEGEYLYAGSNSMKEPFSMDASGKITFEGDGFLRKVAVEDGSYREKGITGFETFMYNSEVGYKGDTLEFSKSDRIIDEGRFEWKLEGASPAISAESSTTTLSFSAETPLIDENGKVWQLNDSANALVDDMGNTVSLKSADSSTNTFVVDMSNFNMTPANAEAPAQFSKTQLVKYNEEGNATNEILQVKIGENKDFQVDLPDVDGTKFEAKGNTFDVIDNIINALELKDSNGNAISKDEAKDALSDGLEDILEAYEAANTGHAKLGGRNKVFEISLDRIESKINQYQIMSHEVGAADLTKLAVEAKALEVTFTALYSTISKMHELTLVNFVR
- the flhA gene encoding flagellar biosynthesis protein FlhA, producing the protein MNIRRFFSKDLLVVALFVAILMIIIVPLPKGVLDFFLILSLSFSLLILLISLYIQKPADLTTFPTLILILALFRLSLNIATTRSILSEGHNGPDSVSSIIAAFGEFVVGGNMVIGVIVFIILVLINFMVVTKGATRVAEVTARFTLDSMPGKQMAIDADLNAGFIDDKEAQIRRKELISEASFYGAMDGSSKFVKGDAVAGIIITIVNLVGGLLIGLFQHDMTVSQSGEIYTILTIGDGLVAQLPALILSTATAVIITRSNMDEDKFANQSVSQLVKESKSLVLVGIGLVFFGFVPGFPTGILVVMGIILATIGYTISMIEDGKDNALTRLFTPAAQKAKPIEDKGDIESLKEKKQEAAPDEKQVMENIMKMDVLELKLGIRLLQLVQGNSELLDKIKAIRKTIASDLGFVIPQIRISDDANLPSNEYELYLKRIPLTRGRVEVEKLLAMGGIPGKLKGIKVKEPVFNLDAVWIEEAQKDDALMNGFTVVDAPTIISTHISELIKKHAEDIITRQDIVDIVERLKKDFPIVIEEAMKVTSYGSLLKVCKDLLHEKIPIVDMLTIIEAVADIAEFTKAPDVLLEHVRSKLYRLITNRFKDVDDTLHIITIKPEIEQQFIGKLQEQHGVSQLMLSIAEINNLVTKTKELLEQIETKGFGKVAMVVDPMLRKRISEIYEKFGLQVAVLSHAELDSRANFAIEGTLDF
- a CDS encoding BatD family protein, yielding MKTVVKSLIIIFILTLDLFSSVKLNSSNTFIKGEPFIFEFEVSGSSIKFPKIEKIDSYVVQSLGTSRSLQIINGNYSEKISQKFQILPQKEFIIPSFTFEIDGTKTQSPSKKITQRKVNKTVSNNFDLELVASKQEAYVGEDILLKLIFKYKKNLQITNLGFEPPHFENFWYKKLNNKDGRYEENGYIVQELEYLLFPQKEGNLKVNPLSIIVQLVNQNSNYGNFSFLSVPVERRVYSNSLDFDIKPLPKNVSLIGDFDISASLDKNEIKEGESVSLKLNIKGSGNFDDLEDYKLDIENATIYDNKPQIKTSYSNKGFEGTYKKSFSIVPSNSITIPSFKLRYFDKKQKKVIEKETKEFKVKVNSLNKQKTTSKLEKLSEPKVIKKVIEKSITLKDKFLYFSLGSLVTILIFGLYIYVKIHKQKTKEDKPLIKKLKSSKTKEELLKTLLPYLKYNTQLDELIFECEKTEDFKQTKRDIITLVKQLDIKG